DNA sequence from the Thunnus albacares chromosome 22, fThuAlb1.1, whole genome shotgun sequence genome:
GTTCAACTGacatattgattaatctgtgtGTTATATTGTTAATGTATGTTGCTATTTTCACAACCAAATTCAACTTTATTACAGAAAAAACGACTCCAGCTCTACTGAAACCCTCAGACTGTTTGACTCAGTGAACTGTAgaagtgtttcagtgtttcagacAAGTTTCAACTCCAGTTACAGTAGAAGACTGTAACCTAACAAAATAGATGTAGAAATAACTTACATTATATTGTGCAACCTTAGGCTAGAgatgtaataaatgtaataataatgatctttATTTGTAAGGTACTTTTCAAAATTGATTtacatgagagaaaaacaattcAGCACAGTacaattaaatcaaatcagGACACTAAAAGTACAGAGAATTGATAAAATACCAGACAACAGCACAATTGTGTTCAGGTAAAAGGGGGAAATAATCAATACAACAGATAAACCatattaaactaattaaaaaaacatcagaaaaaagctttaaaaaataagttttaagaagagattttaCTGATTCTTCAAGATGACAGTTACAACAGTGTTATAGGTGGCAAGCTAGTTAGCCAAGCATGCTAACAGGTTACCTCAGAGCAAGAGAACAGAACTGTGTATGAAACTGATGTTAATCTCTAAAATCTTTTCATCATCAGGTTCTGTCTCCTCACCTGTCATAAATATGATCATAAACAGCAGTGGGGTGTTACAGTGTGAGTCTAAAGGCTGGTATCCAGAGCCTGAGGTGTTTTGGTTGGACGGTGAGGGAAACCTCCTCCCTGCTGGACctacagagacagtcagaggtcCTGATGACCTCTATactgtcagcagcagagtgactgTAGAGAAGAGACACAACAACAGCGTCACCTGTAGAGTCCAACAGAACAACATCAACCAGatcagagagacacacattattgttccaggTAGAGATGAAATTAAAACGATTATATTCTCAGCTGTGATTATATctcatatataaatacatttctgtattgTGTTTTATCATATCAGATGATTTCTTCCAGGTCCAGGACCGGTCTGGTTCTAGTTCCAGCTCTAGTTCATCTATTCCTGCCATCGTTGGTGTGATTGTTGGGTTCATCTTAATTCTTGCAGTTGTCTTTGTCGTGTGGAAATGGAGACAAAACAAACTCAGTAAGTCTGtaacctttttaaaatgactttctgtcACACTTCCTTATTGTACTGAAATGGCAACTTACTTTAGTAAACATCCCCTTAGTGATCATATacctgaaaacacatttcttgttttaaatGGTCCTTGTGTTATTTTGAAATGATGGTTCCACTTaaacttttctttaaatttaaacacTACAACATCTCTTCTTTACACCTCTGTTGGGCTTTTGCAGCTCTTTACTCTTCAACTTCAGACATTTACAGGAAAGCAACTCAGaatgaacacagaaaaagtTGATGTAAACATTGTTTATTGTTTCTGCACAGAGAACAAGAAACACCACGAGGAtgaagaaacacagagagtgagagagaagagcGACGATCCAGAACAAGAATCCCtgataaaaagagaaacagtggACAAGAAGATCAAACCCTTAAGTGAAGAAACAAGACTTCAGtgtgaaacagaggaagaaacaaacCAAAGAGAAACTAACAATGTTCTGGTCCAGAGACAAGAAGGAATGCTGCAACAATCTGTTCATGAAGGAACAAACCTTCTTGTTCCAGTAAAAGTAGAACCGGACCAACTACTGGAAGAAGGAGGGACAGAAACTGGTTTGGacaagacagaagaagagacaaacACTAAACCAACAAGTGAAGAAGCAGGAGTTCCTggtccagcagagagagaaacacaacaaGAGAAGTTCACTGAAGAAGAAAGGCTCCAACAGCAGGTCACGGTTGGAGAAGAAGCAGTGACAAACCTGgagaacagagaagaagagagaagatatataaataataaaccaGAAGATCAAGTTTTGAGGGATGAAAAAAGAGACCAAGAGCAGCTGATGGAAGATATACAGGAAGCAAATAATcttgaaaagaaagaaggagagaagaaaataaaatctacaggtgatgaaacagagaaagaggaagaaaaacatggaGAGACAGAActggacaaagagagagaaagacttcTGAAACAACTacagacaaaagaaagagatgagaaGAAATTAGAAGAAAAGATTTCTAGATATGTGAGAAATATAAAGGAACTAAAGTTTTGCAGGCACTgtttgcagagagagagagagagagagagagatgtttttCCTGTCTTGCAGTGTGAGTTTAAGcaattgtgtgcgtgtgtttctCACAGTAGTGGTGGTAATGAAGTACCCTGAAAAGTCCTCCTCACTCCCATCCTCCTGTGGGTTTCCCCAGCACCCTCCCCTGTACTGGTAATCCTGTCAATGTGGtaactttaaaattatataacatATTTTGTAATAAAGAAATCAAACTTTAATCTGGTCTTTATTGCAGCTTTTACTAACTAAAACAACTCTTGGCtcttaaaatctaaataaatttaTTCTATTTTGAAACTTGAAACTCACATCTCTGCTCCTTTTCTTTATCAAAGAGCTTGTGTATCTGTTGGGTTGGGTGGTACCCAGTTATAATAAATCCTTCTCATCCAGCTTCATAAGGATTCAACTCTATACTCTGATCTTGTGGTCAAAATGTGCACTATACTTCTCCCTGTGTGGTTTCAAATTCAAATAGTTTTGCTCTTGAAAAGCCTCCCTGGATAtaaaggtttttaggcctttttttaaGAGTCTAGGGTCtatgctgccctcagatggttaggaaggctgtttcACAAGTGTGGTGCAACTGAGCAGAAGGCTCGATCTCCCATGCTgtggagcttagtactgggagtccagaggagcaagctgctggcagatctgagggtgcggGTGGAGGTTTGTAGTATGTCCCTTCTGCGAAGGTAGCGAGGCACATGTccattgatggatttgtatATGAGTAGCAGGACTTGGTAGTCAACcctgaaggagacaggaagccagtgaaaacagatttggtgtttgtgttttcacctgGCAGCACTGgtctgaatgtactggagcttgtggatgctcctgccagggtTCCCTGTGAAAAGcacattgcagtagtccagtcttgaggagataaaggcatggacaagtttctctttctgttttcctgtttgtttgtttttttctgttgctcaaCGTGTTGAATAGACGACAGACCATGATTACGTCCAAATGCAGGAATAATGTGACactgtttttatatatacacactgtattttCATTGTAAGATGAACAGAATAAAAAGTACCAAAAAGAGTATCTGTGGTCAGAAAAGCCTGAGCGTctttgtttttgaggttttgtgatatattctttattttcatatttttatatagtttttgttttgttgtatttcattgttgatatattttctaaatatgttttaagtcatcaaaattaatttaaatttaaatgaattttaaatttaatgttttttgtgtgttttttaagacCACACATGATttaatatgattattattacagataCATTAACACATAAGAAAGATTTCACTGTTGGAGTTGGTGAGGTGGATGTAATCTGAACTGCTGTAGCCTGTTTACTGTTGGGAACTTTAGTCTATAACAGATCAATATATTTTAGAGGTGTCATGTCTTTTGTAAATGAAATCTTAATCTGGAAAGTAacaacagctgtcagataaatttAGTGGAGTAAAATGTACCatgtttaaaaagttgaaagtcTCAGACTCAGTCAAACTCAGTCAAACTGACAATCTGAACACAATGAGAGAGATAAGAGTTCATTCCCACACCCACTATTCAAATctcatttagtttctctttctgtccatctgtcGCTGAGATAAAATGTCACACCGGATGTGGTTAGAAAAGTGTTGCACAAAAGAGGAACAGAAAGATTAAGCAGGAGGGTCAAAGAGTGAGAAACAGCATATTGAAAGTCAGCCTTCACCTTGCAGTGTGAAACTGAGTCTGTCTTCAGTGTCTGCATATATATTGGCtgaagtctttttttattcctcatTCATTGATCAcatatttgttagttttcttttatcttttttggaTTGACAGAAGTCCAGGATGATTCACCTGACAGATGGAAAGTCCTTCAGAGCTTTGCTTCTCTATCACATCATTATCTCCCTTCTTCTCCTACAGTCTTCTGCAGGTAAATATTTCCTGATGCAATATTCACAGCTATGGCAGTATTATTtcaattctgtttttctttactacaatttttttctgtgctgttgaaatggtgaaaatattttcttcatttgtgttttgtgtctttacttgtttttttgtaacCCTAACGTCCTGTTTGGGCCATAATTAACAGCTTTAACATTGCTATATCAGCTTGATTCCCAATCGACCATTCCTAATTTTATTAGAACTTCTTATAAACATGATATTGAGcttgtttcacatgtttcacagAAACCAATGGACATGAACATGgtataaatacatttcatcTGCTCTATCTGACAAGACTTTTTACACAGCACTACTAACAAATCTAAAATAAGTTTATTTggatttataacagtttgttccTAAGAGGTCTGACAGGGAGTTTGACCCCAAATATAAATAGCTTGTATGATAACATACTGTGCATTATTTGTCTGTGGATGGTTGCCCATAGTTCACATgacatgtaaaacacaaaatatttccttatttggtgTAATAACAGTTCTTCAGggtcatttctgtattttgtcacCTTCGTAAAACGCGTAAACTCAGTTTGTGGCAAAGGGAAATGTTTGAATGGAGAGGACCACAGACAGCTCGTTTCATCAAGATTCTTTATTCAAACAACATTATGCCGAATCAACCCAACCTCTCTCGAACAAACTGTTATAAGACTCGTCGGCAGCTCTAACACAGAGAATTGTTGAGTTGAATTTTTAGGGAAGCGGGTTTAGTTTTTAGCTCTAGTGGTGTGAAATGCTGCAGTTTGATGTACTGAAAGTTTTGTTGTTCTGATGGTGTCAGCATCAACGTGATCACAATGAATAGGAACTAACAGAGTGACATAAAAGACTAAAGGAAGGAGattcaaaaaaaaaggaatatgaAAGAGTTTGCCGTACTGTTGTTcattttacacattcagcagagtCTGTGAAACTGCAAACAATGAGGAAATAAAGCTGATGATGACAAACCACAGGGGTTAAGTTGTGGTGTGTGAAGCTCTCTTGGCCAGCGTAGAAAAGACAGATGGAATTAAAAACAAGATCTGTTTCTTCACAGGTCCGTATAAGATGGCTGATCCATCACAGCCGATAGTGGCAAAATTAGGTGATGACATAATTTTGCCGTGCCACCTGGAACCTGAGGTGAGTGCTGTCTCTATGACTCTGGAGTGGTGCAGACCTGACTTGAGCCCCAAATTTGTCCACGTGTGGCGTAATGGCAAGGATGAGCTGGCTGATCAAAACCCGTCCTACAAAGGGAGAACATCACTGTTCATCGAGGAACTGAAGAATGGAAATGTTTCACTGAAACTCTCCAAAGTGGAGCTCTCTGATAATGGCACATACAGATGCTACATTCCAACACTGAGCAAAGAATCATTCATCACTCTCACTGTTGGTAAGTAGAAATATCATACATTTACTGGGACTGATTAGGGTGATGGTGGAGCCccctgtgctgtaaaattactcagTTCTATCTCCTCTATCTTTTTAAggtatttgaaattttgaaatttgtgGCTCCAAAGCGAGCGGTGTTGAGGCTGAGCTCATTACTACatcacaccagaaagtcaaatcaaatctgcAGGAAGCTTTAGCATGAGCCACCCAGCGCTATGCTGAGTGCGTATGAAACTTCTGTAGTCACAGTTTGCATCGCACCCGGATGACGAACAAAGCAGGACACTGGAAGTGTTGCTGATTGTTCAGCAGTTAAATAGTCTTCACAGCCTTCAAGAGGATGGAAATTTATGTTTGGAATGGCtgatattttgtgtgtgtgttctgcataTTTTACAGCCGACTGTCTGCTTAACGGGACTCAGCATTCAGCACAGGATTTTCAACATGTTCATCTTCAGTCTTTAAAAAAGTGCACTCGTAAAAattgtttctttctgttgctCAGCTAAAGGAAAATAATACAACTGTGCTAAAACTAAGCTAGCGACCTGCGGCTACGTTTTGGAACTTAGACGTGATCTTACCATTATGAAACATCCTGTTGAAGtctcaactgtgcaacagcAGGTTCTTCATTTCATTCAGGATCAGACTCCGGTTCATAGAAGCTATATACTGTCTTACATCTACAGCTGCAGACATTACTCCAGGTAAAAAATGCCATGTAAGGGaacttgcattattcattaggtCATATTCCGATTGGCTGGGGATGAAGGTGGGGGCCACACCTTTAGCCGACTGGAGTGGGGGGTCCTGTAAATAGTTTTAGGAACAGCCTGCTGGTGGACGGAGGGCAAtctgggctgtaaggaaagatggatttagagaaatctaaataACTTttggtgattaaaaaaaatgtcatggatatgtttaaaatagaaacagtatttaaaaaatgagtcaCAAAAGGCCAGAATACCAGATCTTTAAAGAGCTGTGTGTTGTACAGTTGAGTTACAAACTTGGACTCTGTGTCTTCATCAGCTTCTTTAATTAGATCATTATATTGTTCAGCAATCCTCTTagttaaataattgtgattagTACACCAGAGCTCTTTGGTGGGATTGGTGGAAGCTTAGAAACTAGAAAGATGGTTATTATTTGTACATCACATGTAGTTGTAGGCTGTTGGAAACCAGCATggataatttaatttatttaaatatgtgtaaatgtCTATTTAAATTATGCTGACTTTCTTAACTTCATAACATCGTACATGTGGtatatttgcacataaaaataatgatttttttctgttttatcatttcagaTGACATTCCGGCTGGTCTTCCTACTTACGCGATTGTTCtcattgttattttcatgattattttcatgattatttGTCTTACATGTGCCGGTGCATGTGCCTGTGCAACCAATGGCCAAGTGGAATGTGGCATTTGTATATAATTGATAGCTTAATGTCTGATATAATGCaaatagaggaagaaaatgTATTGTGCTGGTTGTTTTACCGaacaattttatgtttttacaagtAATTTTTCATGCATTTACTATgttgtgtatactgtatgtattggaATGCTTATGTGTGGTATGGTTGAGTTAAATTTTATGGAGACTGAGGATTAAAATGCCAGCCTGAATTAAACAAGCTTACTATTGaactttaattgattttatgtttctcattcttttgtttgatgttgttctgatgcatttatttgtctcatgtactgtatgtacctgCTCACTATTAAATCCAGTCAATAACTCTATAGTGTTTACCAAATTTTTCACTTCTTTAACTGATTACAGCTTTTCTTCATCAGAAACATTCAGGAGATCCTCTGGAACATGTTAAACAATGGTTATAAAGGCTAGATGTAGAGGTGGGTGGTGTGGATAAAGTCTTGTATCATGTTTGTATAATTTTCAATCCATGTATTCTAGAAATTAATTGAATTTGATTTCAAATTGGGTAaccaaaaagagagacaaaaagacatgATGGACAACAATTATATCCAAATGGAGGAAATAATGTGATGTACactatatattaaatatacagCATTTTCATTGACATGatgaacagaataaaaatgtaccAAAAAGAGTATTTGTAGACAGATAAACCTGAGTGTATTTGTTAGTGTGgttgtttttgaggttttgttGTAAATTGGATTTGAGGTTTTTatgtatgttgtttgtttacttacttaatattttctatttacatatatatctatatccATAGGCGTCTGAGCAATGGAGCAAATGGAGCAAATGCAGCCCCATTATTCAATTAGGGAgagcaaagttatggttttgctaccccactttttgactttttaaaataaatgtctcaTCATACAGTCCCTgcaatcaggtgattatatttaagcagcctATGTCAATGAtcctttttctattttcagacCACCCTTTGAGTTGGATCAGTCCAACCCattggtgagagagagacagacagactgacagacagacagacagacagagcttGTTCAGACTTCTGCAAAATACCCTGCTTTAGCTTCAATTTTAGTCTTGGTATATGCCGCACTTAGTGGTAACTTGTGCAATTGGCTTTGAGTTGGCCTCCACAGTCATTTTCCAAAAGCCCAATTGAGTTCTTGATGAAGGATCTTAgtgtcctgttgatgttgtacatttccaagcattccagtatccatgtgtgtggcATTGAGTCATAGGCCTTCTTGTAGTCAATCCAGGCGGTGCACAGGTTGGTCTGCCTGGTCTTGCAGTCTTGGGTGACTGTTCTATCGACCAGTAGCTGGTGCTTAGCTTAGAAAGCCTAAAAAAGTATAAGTAAGCTATCATAGACAAGAATTATGTGCAGtggctaaataaataatagattgttgtgtttcagattgaaaatgaagaaaatataaacttttttcagtatttcaacATTGTCTTGGTTTCAActtgtcttcttttcttttctccaccTCAGGCCACTAAACAGATATGTCAGTcagctcttcttcctcctccaacTCCTCCCTTGGTTTTTCATACTACTGCTTTGACTCTAGAGCTGTACTGCACATCTTGACAGCTTTTAGAGTCACCAAaaccctccttctcctccctctctacaTCCTCGTCCTCTACTTTGGTCACCAACAATGGCGGCAGCAGCGCTCCTTCACAACAACGACCCACTCTGACATCTTCACCTACAACATGGCTGCCATTGGGCTGGCCTCTGTGTTGTCGCATGTCCTCTACCTGTATGGCTCGTTCACTGATCACCCAGAGGTGACAACAGTAGGGTCTTATGCATCCTCCATTGTTTTTCCTGGAGAATTGTCCTTTCACTGTCTGACCTGTGTGGAGCGCTACCTGGCTGTCATTCACCCCATCATCTACCTGGGCCTGAGAAAGACGGGCGGGGTCAGGATCAGCAAATAGTCAAGACGAGGGCTGGATTGGATTCGAGCAAAGTCAATTCCCTAGTAAATTTCCCTATAGTAGGACTGCAGACAGTAAATTAGAGCTTGTTATGGCTAGTTGTGGCAGAGAAAGTTAGATTTGACGTCAgtggataaaacaagagaaaacagcACATTATATTATCTGCATATACAACAGTCTTAgagttttgttgtgatttttgtgacctaaaattactttattttcagCTTCTCTCAGAAATTGTAATACAACTTGCAAAGAGGTGTTACATTTGATTTTAACTCATCTGTACAAATTTGTGTTTGCACATTC
Encoded proteins:
- the LOC122974114 gene encoding butyrophilin subfamily 3 member A2-like isoform X1, with the protein product MLHMKVNQCLNFQSGAFTVLVIYVALIHTCKCESQVIGPSQPIVATVGDDVIFPCHLQSAMNAFDMTVEWARRDLNPRFVFVWRDGVELQSKKNPSYEGRTSVFTEEQKHGNLSLKLSKVKPSDEGTYRCFVPQLGESSVRLVVGSVSSPVINMIINSSGVLQCESKGWYPEPEVFWLDGEGNLLPAGPTETVRGPDDLYTVSSRVTVEKRHNNSVTCRVQQNNINQIRETHIIVPDDFFQVQDRSGSSSSSSSSIPAIVGVIVGFILILAVVFVVWKWRQNKLKNKKHHEDEETQRVREKSDDPEQESLIKRETVDKKIKPLSEETRLQCETEEETNQRETNNVLVQRQEGMLQQSVHEGTNLLVPVKVEPDQLLEEGGTETGLDKTEEETNTKPTSEEAGVPGPAERETQQEKFTEEERLQQQVTVGEEAVTNLENREEERRYINNKPEDQVLRDEKRDQEQLMEDIQEANNLEKKEGEKKIKSTGDETEKEEEKHGETELDKERERLLKQLQTKERDEKKLEEKISRYVRNIKELKFCRHCLQRERERERDVFPVLQCEFKQLCACVSHSSGGNEVP
- the LOC122974114 gene encoding histone-lysine N-methyltransferase, H3 lysine-79 specific-like isoform X2, which gives rise to MLHMKVNQCLNFQSGAFTVLVIYVALIHTCKCESQVIGPSQPIVATVGDDVIFPCHLQSAMNAFDMTVEWARRDLNPRFVFVWRDGVELQSKKNPSYEGRTSVFTEEQKHGNLSLKLSKVKPSDEGTYRCFVPQLGESSVRLVVDDFFQVQDRSGSSSSSSSSIPAIVGVIVGFILILAVVFVVWKWRQNKLKNKKHHEDEETQRVREKSDDPEQESLIKRETVDKKIKPLSEETRLQCETEEETNQRETNNVLVQRQEGMLQQSVHEGTNLLVPVKVEPDQLLEEGGTETGLDKTEEETNTKPTSEEAGVPGPAERETQQEKFTEEERLQQQVTVGEEAVTNLENREEERRYINNKPEDQVLRDEKRDQEQLMEDIQEANNLEKKEGEKKIKSTGDETEKEEEKHGETELDKERERLLKQLQTKERDEKKLEEKISRYVRNIKELKFCRHCLQRERERERDVFPVLQCEFKQLCACVSHSSGGNEVP